In the Scomber japonicus isolate fScoJap1 chromosome 18, fScoJap1.pri, whole genome shotgun sequence genome, one interval contains:
- the LOC128379289 gene encoding G-protein coupled receptor 183-A-like yields the protein MEKNASSPFNSTLLPTQLPLNSTADTNSTVKPFSVFDGCDHQVEGILFDLTLQSINVIVGIPTNLLVIALLIQNRKEPSTSDIFLGCLAFMDIYFSAMTPIIFLNFYYWQSKEVWSAMKFSYGVKDTSGPLFFSCICLDRFIAVLFPISFGQFKHIKYRLFLTVLVLCLTFAYSSAKCVGGLPNFEKVFTGEILATFTWMVVCNISIMWALKKSRGAGKDEMHPMKKRAFRMVLSILCIIVFNYLPPVALFPFEDYYSPDVFRCYVQPVGFAFINISSTIQPLVYLSRLEKVPFLSDACVKKCCPCVTAENNKTPPAQNPQNPPA from the coding sequence ATGGAGAAAAATGCATCCTCACCATTCAATTCAACCTTACTCCCAACTCAACTCCCACTCAATAGTACTGCTGACACCAATTCCACAGTAAAACCCTTCAGTGTGTTTGATGGGTGCGATCATCAGGTAGAGGGCATACTCTTTGACCTGACCCTGCAGTCTATCAATGTAATCGTGGGAATCCCTACCAACTTACTTGTCATTGCACTCCTCATTCAGAATCGAAAAGAACCCTCCACTTCAGACATATTCTTGGGCTGTCTGGCCTTCATGGATATCTACTTCAGTGCCATGACCCCCATCATTTTCCTAAACTTCTACTACTGGCAGAGCAAGGAGGTGTGGTCTGCCATGAAGTTCTCTTATGGCGTGAAAGACACTAGTGGTCCCTTGTTTTTCTCCTGTATCTGCCTGGATCGCTTCATAGCTGTGCTCTTTCCTATTTCATTTGGGCAattcaaacacataaaatacaggTTATTCCTCACAGTGCTGGTTCTCTGCCTCACCTTTGCATACTCCAGTGCCAAGTGTGTGGGAGGCTTGCCTAATTTTGAGAAGGTGTTCACAGGTGAGATCCTGGCAACATTCACCTGGATGGTTGTGTGTAACATAAGCATCATGTGGGCCCTGAAGAAGTCCCGTGGTGCAGGGAAGGATGAGATGCACCCCATGAAGAAGAGGGCCTTTAGGATGGTGCTCTCCATCCTTTGTATTATTGTGTTTAACTACCTACCACCAGTAGCACTGTTCCCCTTTGAGGACTACTACTCCCCAGATGTTTTTCGCTGCTACGTGCAGCCCGTTGGCTTCGCTTTCATTAACATCAGCAGCACCATCCAGCCACTTGTCTACTTGTCTCGCCTGGAGAAGGTGCCTTTCCTCTCTGACGCCTGTGTTAAGAAGTGTTGCCCCTGTGTCACCGCAGAGAACAACAAAACCCCACCTGCACAAAACCCACAAAACCCACCTGCTTAG